One Deefgea tanakiae genomic region harbors:
- a CDS encoding GtrA family protein yields MPPIIKKFLTFAAVGLCGTAIQYMVLWLGVEFFAIKAAIASGLGYALGSVANYLLNYFVTFKSQHNQKSHRDAATKFYVISGIGWCINTGLMALFVGYWHWGYWFAQLLTTAIGLIWNFSGSHWWAFRHATVKAVDTSSAQ; encoded by the coding sequence ATGCCACCAATCATTAAGAAATTTCTCACTTTTGCTGCGGTAGGTTTATGTGGCACCGCGATTCAGTACATGGTGCTATGGCTGGGTGTGGAATTTTTTGCCATCAAAGCCGCAATTGCCTCAGGTCTTGGTTATGCCTTGGGCTCGGTCGCCAATTATTTATTGAATTACTTTGTCACTTTTAAAAGCCAACATAATCAAAAGTCTCACCGTGACGCCGCAACAAAGTTTTATGTGATTTCTGGCATTGGCTGGTGCATCAATACGGGTTTGATGGCCTTGTTTGTGGGGTATTGGCATTGGGGCTATTGGTTTGCACAATTGCTAACAACGGCGATTGGTTTGATTTGGAATTTTAGTGGTAGTCACTGGTGGGCATTTCGGCACGCCACCGTCAAAGCAGTCGATACTTCATCGGCTCAATAA
- a CDS encoding glycosyltransferase family 2 protein codes for MQQRLSVVIPCYNEEEVISETLKRLRDFRATVLDMDCEFIFVDDGSKDRTRELLIAAQAADPEIRIVGFARNFGHQTAVTAGIDAASGDAVVLIDADLQDPPEVVSEMIALWRSGYHVVYGTRVDRPGESAFKLVTARAFYRVLNKLSDVPIPLDTGDFRLMDRKVVDVLKAMPERDRFVRGMVSWVGFKQVALPYRRAERFAGESKYPLRKMIRFATDGILSFSTKPLQLSITIGLLSSFIALIGIINTLFVRLTTPDWVAGWAEIMVAILFLGGVQLMCIGILGEYIGRIYNEIKRRPLYVVQDKIGFPSKE; via the coding sequence ATGCAACAGCGACTGTCAGTGGTTATCCCGTGTTACAACGAAGAAGAAGTCATCAGTGAAACACTGAAACGATTGCGCGATTTTCGCGCAACGGTGTTGGATATGGACTGTGAGTTCATCTTTGTCGATGACGGCAGTAAAGACCGTACCCGTGAATTGTTGATTGCAGCACAAGCGGCGGATCCTGAGATTAGAATTGTTGGATTTGCCCGTAACTTTGGTCATCAAACGGCGGTGACTGCAGGGATTGATGCCGCTAGCGGTGATGCTGTGGTGTTGATCGACGCTGATTTACAAGATCCACCCGAAGTGGTGAGTGAGATGATTGCGCTGTGGCGTTCGGGTTACCATGTGGTGTATGGCACTCGCGTTGACCGTCCGGGAGAGTCCGCCTTCAAACTCGTTACTGCTCGCGCTTTCTATCGTGTGCTGAACAAGCTTTCAGACGTACCTATCCCGCTGGATACCGGCGACTTCCGTTTAATGGATCGCAAAGTGGTCGATGTGCTCAAGGCGATGCCTGAACGGGATCGTTTTGTACGTGGAATGGTGAGCTGGGTTGGCTTTAAGCAAGTTGCACTCCCATACCGCCGTGCAGAGCGTTTTGCCGGTGAAAGCAAATATCCGCTGCGCAAAATGATACGTTTTGCCACCGATGGCATTTTGTCCTTCTCAACCAAGCCATTGCAGCTGTCGATCACCATCGGTTTACTTTCTTCTTTCATTGCGCTGATCGGCATTATTAATACCTTATTCGTACGCTTAACCACACCTGATTGGGTGGCTGGATGGGCGGAAATCATGGTGGCGATTTTATTCCTTGGCGGCGTGCAATTGATGTGCATCGGTATTTTAGGTGAATACATCGGCCGGATTTACAACGAGATCAAACGTCGTCCTCTGTATGTGGTGCAAGATAAAATCGGTTTTCCGTCTAAGGAATAA